One Natrinema marinum genomic window carries:
- a CDS encoding rubrerythrin-like domain-containing protein, translating into MVYDDPYTPDRSHYECLDCGHRETSDSLEVCPECEGTVRNIAVARE; encoded by the coding sequence ATGGTATACGACGACCCGTACACGCCCGACCGATCGCACTACGAATGCCTCGACTGCGGTCACCGGGAGACGAGCGACTCGCTCGAGGTCTGTCCCGAATGCGAAGGTACCGTCCGTAACATCGCCGTGGCGCGAGAGTGA
- a CDS encoding HAD-IIA family hydrolase, which yields MTDYEAAILDVDGTIVRGDDLLPGATDGVRALEAAGCSRLLFSNNPTRGSDHYGAKLAPHGIDVDPNTVLTSATVSAEYLAATHPDERVFVVGGERLEAILEDAAVELTSDPDAADVVLGSFDKNFSFGTLWEALRALEGDVPFYGTDPDATIPIDEGEIPGSGAILAAMEAVAGREPDAILGKPSSVAAAAAMDRLGVDPTTTLVVGDRLDTDIALGNRAGMETALVLTGITDRATLAASDIEPDHVLESLAAVETLL from the coding sequence ATGACCGACTACGAGGCGGCGATCCTCGACGTCGACGGGACGATCGTCCGGGGTGACGACCTCCTGCCCGGCGCGACTGACGGCGTGCGCGCGCTCGAGGCGGCCGGCTGTTCGCGACTGCTCTTCTCGAACAATCCGACGCGGGGCAGCGACCACTACGGCGCGAAGCTCGCGCCCCACGGGATCGACGTCGATCCGAACACCGTCCTCACGTCTGCGACGGTCTCGGCCGAGTACCTCGCCGCGACCCACCCCGACGAGCGGGTCTTCGTGGTCGGCGGCGAGCGTCTCGAGGCGATCTTAGAAGACGCGGCCGTCGAACTGACGAGCGACCCCGACGCGGCCGACGTCGTCCTCGGTTCGTTCGACAAGAACTTCTCGTTCGGCACGCTCTGGGAGGCCCTGCGGGCGCTCGAGGGCGACGTTCCGTTTTACGGCACCGACCCCGACGCGACGATTCCGATCGACGAGGGCGAGATCCCCGGCTCCGGGGCGATCCTCGCCGCGATGGAGGCCGTCGCCGGCCGCGAACCCGACGCGATCCTCGGCAAACCGTCCTCGGTCGCGGCCGCCGCCGCCATGGACCGACTGGGTGTCGATCCGACGACGACCCTGGTCGTCGGCGACCGACTCGACACCGACATCGCCCTCGGGAATCGCGCCGGCATGGAGACCGCGCTCGTCCTCACCGGCATCACCGACCGTGCGACCCTCGCCGCGTCCGACATCGAGCCGGATCACGTCCTCGAGTCGCTGGCCGCCGTCGAGACGCTTCTCTGA
- a CDS encoding HNH endonuclease, with product MDCPTCGKSLNTEQGMRQHHTKVHDEPLPNRTCTGCASEFYDPKARLEFCDDCNPNGGEYNGNWKGGKETATCTCCGSTFSFYPSSKKGIYCSACVEGVDGLLPENYAEKGERVVTECRACGESLEVRPARLERQKRGPFCTLECYGDWLSENVVGPEHHQWEGGSINYGQKWWQIRSRALERDDYECQHCGADDEELGRNPDVHHLQPVRSFEHVEDAHTMDNVITLCRSCHRRAEDGQIAVSAVDEK from the coding sequence ATGGATTGCCCGACGTGTGGAAAGTCGTTAAACACGGAACAGGGTATGCGCCAGCACCATACCAAAGTCCACGACGAGCCGCTTCCGAATCGAACGTGTACGGGTTGCGCGTCCGAATTTTACGATCCAAAAGCGCGACTCGAGTTTTGCGACGACTGCAATCCCAACGGCGGTGAGTACAACGGCAACTGGAAAGGTGGAAAGGAAACGGCGACGTGTACGTGCTGTGGATCGACGTTCTCGTTCTATCCGTCATCGAAAAAGGGTATCTATTGTTCGGCGTGTGTCGAGGGGGTCGACGGGTTACTTCCGGAGAATTACGCAGAAAAGGGGGAACGAGTGGTTACCGAGTGTCGTGCCTGCGGCGAGTCCCTCGAAGTCCGGCCAGCACGACTCGAACGGCAGAAGCGAGGGCCGTTCTGCACGCTCGAGTGCTACGGCGACTGGCTCTCTGAGAACGTCGTCGGGCCCGAACACCACCAGTGGGAGGGCGGCTCGATCAATTACGGGCAGAAGTGGTGGCAGATTCGAAGCCGAGCGCTCGAGCGGGATGATTACGAGTGCCAACACTGCGGAGCAGACGACGAAGAACTCGGTCGAAATCCGGACGTCCATCATCTACAGCCCGTCCGGTCGTTCGAGCACGTCGAAGACGCACACACGATGGATAACGTGATCACGCTCTGTCGGAGCTGTCATCGGCGTGCCGAGGATGGACAGATAGCCGTCTCGGCTGTCGACGAAAAGTAA
- a CDS encoding pyridoxal phosphate-dependent aminotransferase produces the protein MTMEFTDRVTRVEPSATLAISALATELEADGADVVDLSVGEPDFPTPENIIEAGKDAMDAGHTGYTTSAGILELREAIADKLADDGLEHTADEIIVTPGAKQALYEIVQALIQEGDEVALLDPAWVSYEAMVKMAGGDLTRVDLSDSDFRLEPALDDLAAAVSDDTELLIVNSPSNPTGAVYSDAALEGVRDLAVEHDITVISDEIYKEITYGVDPTSLGTLEGMADRTITVNGFSKAYSMTGWRLGYFAGPEELVDQAGKLHSHSVSSAVNFVQHAGLEALETEEAVTEMVDAFEERRDLVVDLLAEYDVDVAVPEGAFYMMLPVDDDDQAWCEGAIEDAHVATVPGSAFGTPGYARISYAASEERLEEGIERLAEEGYL, from the coding sequence ATGACGATGGAATTCACCGACCGCGTAACCCGAGTCGAACCGTCCGCAACGCTCGCCATCTCCGCGCTCGCCACCGAACTCGAGGCCGACGGCGCGGACGTCGTCGACCTCTCCGTCGGCGAGCCCGACTTCCCCACGCCCGAGAACATCATCGAAGCGGGCAAGGACGCGATGGACGCCGGCCACACCGGCTACACCACCTCCGCCGGCATCCTCGAACTTCGCGAGGCGATCGCCGACAAACTCGCCGACGACGGCCTTGAGCACACCGCCGACGAGATCATCGTCACGCCCGGCGCGAAGCAGGCCCTCTACGAGATCGTCCAGGCGCTGATTCAGGAGGGCGACGAAGTCGCCCTGCTGGACCCCGCGTGGGTCTCCTACGAGGCGATGGTCAAAATGGCCGGCGGCGACCTGACCCGCGTCGACCTCTCCGACTCGGACTTCCGGCTCGAGCCGGCCCTCGACGACCTCGCGGCCGCCGTCTCGGACGACACCGAACTGCTGATCGTCAACTCGCCGTCGAACCCCACCGGCGCGGTCTACTCCGACGCCGCGCTCGAGGGTGTCCGCGACCTGGCCGTCGAGCACGACATCACCGTCATCTCCGACGAGATCTACAAGGAGATCACCTATGGCGTCGACCCCACGAGCCTGGGTACGCTCGAGGGAATGGCCGACCGAACGATTACGGTCAACGGCTTCTCGAAGGCCTACTCGATGACCGGCTGGCGGCTCGGCTACTTCGCCGGCCCCGAGGAACTGGTCGATCAGGCCGGCAAACTCCACAGCCACTCGGTCTCGTCTGCCGTCAACTTCGTCCAACACGCCGGCCTCGAGGCGCTCGAGACCGAGGAGGCCGTTACGGAGATGGTCGACGCCTTCGAAGAGCGCCGCGATCTGGTCGTCGACCTGCTTGCCGAGTACGATGTCGACGTAGCAGTGCCGGAAGGCGCGTTCTACATGATGCTCCCGGTGGATGACGATGACCAGGCCTGGTGTGAGGGCGCGATCGAGGACGCCCACGTCGCCACGGTGCCGGGCAGCGCCTTCGGCACGCCCGGCTACGCGCGTATTTCCTACGCTGCGAGCGAAGAGCGGCTCGAGGAGGGTATCGAACGGCTGGCCGAGGAAGGCTACCTGTAA
- the ribH gene encoding 6,7-dimethyl-8-ribityllumazine synthase has product MTTLGLVVAEFNRPITEQMEQEALEAATAAGAEVYETVHVPGAYDAPLAADRLARREAVDAVAVVGTVITGDTDHDQVITDATAQRLSDVSLERDTPVTLGVTGPGMSAAEARERVGNAAKAVDGALDLADELPDPSPATDSDPQ; this is encoded by the coding sequence ATGACCACGCTCGGACTGGTGGTCGCGGAATTCAACCGGCCGATCACCGAGCAGATGGAGCAAGAGGCACTCGAGGCGGCCACCGCCGCGGGCGCGGAGGTGTACGAGACGGTTCACGTGCCGGGGGCGTACGACGCCCCGCTGGCCGCCGACCGGCTCGCCCGCCGCGAGGCAGTCGACGCCGTCGCCGTCGTCGGCACCGTCATCACCGGCGACACCGATCACGATCAGGTGATCACCGACGCCACCGCCCAGCGGCTCTCCGACGTGAGCCTCGAGCGCGACACGCCCGTGACCCTCGGCGTGACGGGCCCCGGCATGTCCGCCGCCGAAGCCCGCGAGCGCGTCGGGAACGCCGCCAAAGCCGTCGACGGTGCGCTCGATCTCGCCGACGAACTCCCCGATCCCAGTCCCGCGACCGATTCCGATCCACAATGA
- a CDS encoding DUF4097 family beta strand repeat-containing protein encodes MRRDLSRRRLLAGGSLGVLGSLAGCLATGRSATETVTNTYGTDGVDALSLIAENGAVTVEGNQGEEIEIRGHKAAPTEDALESLTLEDSRSDGHLTVETHREGTPFLFGPDSKVDLEATVPAGIRLARAETTNGDVKVRDVTGELVADTTNGRIDIEGVDGGLVADSTNGAVHAAGVSGDLQAETTNGNIDVALAANGGDLTADTTNGEVTVRAPPSLDATVSVSTTNGSVTIEGFDGSDISSNGDLEATLGDGARRLQIETTNGSVTIRSDDAS; translated from the coding sequence ATGAGACGCGACCTTTCACGACGACGGCTGCTCGCCGGAGGGAGTCTCGGGGTACTCGGATCGCTCGCCGGTTGTCTCGCGACCGGCCGGAGCGCGACGGAGACCGTGACGAATACCTACGGGACCGACGGCGTCGATGCGCTCTCGCTGATCGCCGAGAACGGCGCCGTCACCGTCGAGGGGAATCAGGGAGAGGAGATCGAGATTCGGGGGCACAAGGCAGCCCCGACCGAGGACGCCCTCGAGTCGCTAACCCTCGAGGACAGCCGGAGCGACGGCCATCTCACGGTCGAGACGCATCGAGAGGGGACGCCGTTCCTGTTCGGTCCCGATTCCAAGGTGGACCTTGAGGCGACGGTCCCGGCGGGGATCCGACTCGCGCGCGCAGAGACGACGAATGGCGACGTGAAAGTCCGCGACGTGACGGGCGAACTGGTCGCCGACACGACGAACGGCCGGATCGACATCGAGGGCGTCGATGGCGGACTGGTCGCGGACAGCACCAACGGGGCGGTTCACGCAGCCGGGGTCAGCGGCGACCTGCAGGCGGAGACGACCAACGGCAACATCGACGTAGCCCTCGCGGCGAACGGCGGCGATCTCACCGCCGACACCACTAACGGCGAAGTGACGGTTCGCGCACCGCCGTCGCTCGACGCGACGGTCAGCGTCTCGACGACCAACGGGAGCGTGACGATCGAGGGGTTCGACGGCTCGGACATCTCGAGCAACGGGGATCTCGAGGCGACGCTGGGCGACGGAGCGCGGCGTCTCCAGATCGAGACGACCAACGGGAGCGTGACGATCCGAAGCGACGATGCGTCGTAA
- a CDS encoding 5-(carboxyamino)imidazole ribonucleotide synthase, whose protein sequence is MTTLRTPGPTIGVVGGGQLGRMLAEAAAPLGIEVVVLDPTPDCPAAPVARDQLVAEFDDEAGIRELAERADVLTFEIELADQDALARISEETGTPVHPNPATLETIHDKLVQKRELEDAGVPVPPFRAVSDADDIRAAIDDYGAPVMLKARTGGYDGRGNVPVESKADAEAALESVAGPAMVESFVDFEREVSVIAVKGEGEIATFPLGENVHEEEILRETIVPARSSETVTERAHAVARDVLEVMEGRGVYGIELFETHEARSASNSSSGDQPREGGEILLNEIAPRPHNSGHWTIEGAHSSQFEQHARAVLGWPLGSTDLRSPTVSKNLLADVEAEQPAQLSDIDEILETPGANLHWYGKRQARPLRKMGHVTVTGDADASADDLLKTARDLEDAVTFRS, encoded by the coding sequence ATGACGACGTTACGGACGCCGGGGCCGACGATCGGCGTCGTTGGCGGTGGACAGCTCGGGCGGATGCTCGCCGAAGCGGCCGCGCCGCTGGGCATCGAGGTGGTCGTGCTCGATCCGACGCCGGACTGCCCAGCAGCGCCGGTCGCCCGCGACCAGCTCGTCGCCGAGTTCGACGACGAGGCGGGTATTCGCGAACTCGCCGAGCGCGCGGACGTGCTCACGTTCGAGATCGAACTCGCCGACCAGGACGCGCTAGCCCGAATCAGCGAAGAGACGGGGACGCCAGTTCACCCGAACCCGGCGACGCTCGAGACGATTCACGATAAACTCGTTCAGAAGCGAGAACTCGAGGACGCGGGCGTTCCGGTGCCACCGTTCCGTGCGGTCTCGGACGCCGACGACATTCGCGCGGCGATCGACGACTACGGCGCGCCCGTGATGCTCAAGGCCCGGACCGGCGGCTACGACGGTCGGGGCAACGTCCCGGTCGAGTCGAAAGCCGACGCCGAGGCCGCCCTCGAGTCGGTTGCCGGCCCCGCGATGGTCGAGTCGTTCGTCGACTTCGAGCGCGAGGTCTCGGTCATCGCGGTCAAGGGCGAGGGCGAAATCGCGACTTTCCCGCTCGGCGAGAACGTTCACGAGGAGGAGATCCTCCGGGAGACGATCGTCCCGGCGCGCTCGAGCGAGACCGTCACCGAACGCGCCCACGCGGTTGCCCGCGACGTGCTCGAGGTGATGGAAGGCCGCGGCGTGTACGGGATCGAGCTGTTCGAAACGCACGAGGCGCGGAGCGCCTCGAATAGCTCGAGCGGCGACCAGCCGCGAGAGGGTGGCGAGATCCTGCTCAACGAGATCGCGCCGCGGCCGCACAACTCCGGCCACTGGACGATCGAGGGGGCGCACAGCTCCCAGTTCGAACAGCACGCTCGTGCGGTGCTGGGCTGGCCGCTTGGCTCGACCGACCTGCGTTCGCCGACGGTCTCGAAGAACCTGCTCGCGGACGTCGAAGCGGAGCAGCCAGCACAGTTGAGCGACATCGACGAGATCCTCGAGACGCCCGGCGCAAACCTCCACTGGTACGGGAAGCGCCAGGCCCGTCCCCTGCGGAAGATGGGCCACGTGACGGTGACGGGCGACGCCGATGCCTCGGCCGACGACCTCCTCAAGACCGCGCGCGACCTCGAGGACGCGGTGACGTTCCGATCGTGA
- a CDS encoding AIR carboxylase family protein: protein MSDSVSDLIDRLHREADQDRPSEETPDVGIVMGSDSDLETMMTGGRRRGAYDAFVDELGFAEQTDYESPPEERFTFETYVTSAHRTPDLMTAYAETAEDRGLEVLIAGAGGKSADLPNMTASIAYPLPVIGVPVQEKSVDSVIGMPTGAPLVAVDAGKSFNAALSAAQILARQHETVRDRLVAYHEELRAGVGNVSRELHDGGTPAFRQRD, encoded by the coding sequence ATGAGCGATAGCGTCAGCGACCTCATCGACCGCTTGCACCGCGAGGCCGACCAGGACCGCCCGTCCGAAGAGACTCCCGACGTGGGGATCGTAATGGGCAGTGACTCCGACCTCGAGACGATGATGACCGGCGGCCGGCGGCGCGGGGCTTACGACGCCTTCGTGGACGAACTCGGCTTCGCCGAGCAGACGGACTACGAGAGCCCGCCCGAAGAACGGTTCACGTTCGAAACGTACGTCACCTCCGCCCACCGCACGCCCGACTTAATGACGGCTTACGCCGAGACGGCCGAGGACCGCGGGCTCGAAGTCCTCATCGCCGGCGCGGGCGGCAAGTCCGCGGACCTGCCGAACATGACCGCGTCGATCGCGTACCCGCTGCCGGTCATCGGCGTCCCCGTTCAGGAGAAGTCCGTCGACAGCGTTATCGGGATGCCGACCGGCGCGCCGCTGGTCGCGGTCGACGCGGGCAAGTCGTTCAACGCCGCGCTCTCGGCCGCTCAAATCCTCGCTCGGCAACACGAGACGGTCCGCGACCGGCTGGTCGCCTACCACGAGGAGCTGCGAGCGGGCGTCGGGAACGTTTCTCGAGAACTCCACGACGGCGGCACGCCGGCGTTTCGGCAGCGCGACTGA
- a CDS encoding NADH-quinone oxidoreductase subunit A: MNDWIAIGALALVGVLIPFGMMAVSYLLRPTVPETSKRATYESGEIPTGGTRIRFNIQYYMVALLFVVFDIETVLLFPWAVVYRDALAADIPLVRALGPMLLFVAILLVGLAWAWRNGAVQWARTPRQLDTDRL; encoded by the coding sequence ATGAATGATTGGATCGCCATCGGGGCGCTGGCGCTCGTCGGAGTACTGATACCGTTCGGGATGATGGCGGTATCGTACCTCCTGCGGCCCACCGTGCCCGAAACGAGCAAACGCGCCACCTACGAGAGTGGCGAGATTCCGACCGGCGGGACGCGCATCCGGTTTAACATCCAGTACTACATGGTTGCGCTTCTGTTCGTCGTCTTCGATATCGAGACCGTCCTCCTGTTCCCGTGGGCGGTCGTCTATCGGGATGCGCTCGCGGCGGATATCCCGCTCGTCCGCGCACTCGGGCCGATGCTGTTGTTCGTCGCCATCCTGCTCGTCGGACTCGCGTGGGCGTGGCGCAACGGCGCGGTACAGTGGGCACGGACACCACGCCAACTGGACACAGACAGACTATGA
- a CDS encoding NADH-quinone oxidoreductase subunit B, whose translation MSSDQPRQSIHGSTAPSTDTRDSRIGEGADDRFNSKLREAFGSTPFILTKFDKFMNWVRGNSMFMLQFGIACCSIEMMHTYAIKHDLDRFGAGVPRASPRQADVMIVPGTIVSKFGPRMKRVYDQMPEPKFVVGMGSCTISGGPFQEGYNVVKGAEEIIPIDIHVPGCPPRPEALVYGIAKLQERIRNGESTPVVVKPYELEEFGDLPKDELVQKLADDIDEDDLVMRYNWADSP comes from the coding sequence ATGAGCAGCGATCAACCACGCCAATCGATCCACGGCAGCACCGCACCGTCGACGGACACCCGCGACTCGCGGATCGGCGAGGGTGCCGACGACAGATTCAACTCCAAGCTTCGGGAGGCCTTCGGCTCGACCCCGTTCATACTCACGAAGTTCGACAAGTTCATGAACTGGGTTCGGGGCAACTCGATGTTCATGCTGCAGTTCGGGATCGCGTGTTGTAGCATCGAGATGATGCACACGTACGCGATCAAACACGACCTCGACCGCTTCGGCGCCGGGGTCCCCCGCGCGTCGCCGCGCCAGGCCGACGTGATGATCGTTCCGGGAACGATCGTCTCAAAGTTCGGCCCGCGCATGAAGCGGGTCTACGACCAGATGCCCGAACCCAAGTTCGTCGTGGGTATGGGCTCGTGCACGATCTCCGGGGGTCCCTTCCAAGAGGGCTACAACGTCGTCAAAGGCGCCGAGGAGATCATTCCCATCGACATCCACGTCCCCGGCTGCCCGCCGCGACCGGAGGCGCTCGTCTACGGCATCGCCAAACTTCAGGAACGGATCCGCAACGGCGAGTCAACCCCCGTCGTCGTCAAACCCTACGAACTCGAGGAGTTCGGCGACCTGCCGAAAGACGAACTCGTCCAGAAACTGGCCGACGACATCGACGAGGACGACCTCGTCATGCGCTACAACTGGGCTGATTCGCCATGA
- a CDS encoding NADH-quinone oxidoreductase subunit D, translating to MSTGLERDQGPPIEVSEDELEALIGDRALARDDHLNASGFVIRPDDVQSVLSDLRDEAGFDHLACLTAQEYPDRYESIYHLRKYADPTQEVSVVVPTTTDEPVSQTAEPVFRTADWHEREAFDLVGIDYEGHPDPRRILLPETWQGHPLSRGYDQEKPQIVTLTEHANPVQPDHHDDESDTMFLNIGPHHPATHGVLHIETVLDGETVVDVDPDIGYLHRCEEQMCQQGTYRHQIMPYPDRWDYVSAGLLNEWAYARTAEDLADIEVPDYAQVIRTMGAELCRIASHMLALATFALDVYGDFTAIFQYGMRDREVVQDILEDLTGQRLMFNYFRLGGVAWDLPEPREEFIEKTRDFLDGLPAKVDEYHDLLTGNEIFQVRTHNTGILEPEVAKQYGCTGPVARGSGIDYDLRRDDPYGYYDNLEWDVVTEDGCDNYSRVLVRMQEVEESAKIIEQCIDLLEDWPEDERTVQSNVPRTLKPDADTEIYRSVEAAKGELGIYIRSDGTAKPGRFKIRSPCFHNLSALPEMSEGEYVPDLIASLGSLDIVLGEVDR from the coding sequence ATGAGCACGGGACTCGAGCGAGACCAGGGCCCACCGATCGAAGTCTCCGAAGACGAACTCGAGGCGCTGATCGGGGATCGCGCGCTCGCACGCGACGATCACCTAAACGCATCGGGCTTCGTTATCCGGCCGGACGACGTCCAGAGCGTCCTCTCGGATCTGCGCGACGAGGCCGGGTTCGACCACCTGGCCTGTCTGACCGCCCAGGAGTACCCCGACCGCTACGAGTCGATCTACCACCTCCGGAAGTACGCCGATCCGACCCAGGAGGTGAGCGTCGTCGTGCCGACGACCACCGACGAGCCGGTCAGCCAGACCGCAGAGCCGGTCTTCAGGACCGCCGACTGGCACGAGCGCGAGGCGTTCGACCTCGTCGGCATCGACTACGAGGGCCACCCCGATCCGCGCCGGATCCTCCTGCCCGAAACCTGGCAAGGACACCCGCTCTCGCGGGGCTACGACCAGGAGAAACCCCAGATCGTCACGCTCACGGAACACGCCAACCCGGTCCAGCCGGACCACCACGACGACGAGTCGGACACGATGTTCCTCAACATCGGTCCCCACCACCCGGCGACCCACGGCGTGCTCCACATCGAGACGGTGCTGGACGGCGAGACGGTCGTCGATGTCGACCCCGACATCGGCTATCTGCACCGCTGTGAGGAGCAGATGTGCCAGCAAGGGACGTATCGCCACCAGATCATGCCCTACCCCGACCGCTGGGACTACGTCTCGGCCGGTCTGTTGAACGAGTGGGCCTACGCGCGTACGGCCGAGGACCTCGCGGACATCGAGGTCCCCGACTACGCGCAGGTCATCCGGACGATGGGCGCGGAACTGTGCCGGATTGCCTCACACATGCTCGCGCTGGCGACGTTCGCGCTGGACGTCTACGGCGACTTCACCGCCATCTTCCAGTACGGCATGCGCGACCGCGAAGTCGTCCAGGACATCTTGGAGGACCTGACCGGCCAGCGGCTCATGTTCAACTACTTCCGACTCGGCGGCGTCGCGTGGGACCTGCCCGAACCCCGCGAGGAGTTCATCGAGAAGACGCGGGACTTCCTCGACGGGCTTCCCGCGAAGGTCGACGAGTACCACGACCTGCTGACCGGAAACGAGATCTTCCAGGTTCGAACCCACAACACCGGCATCTTAGAGCCCGAGGTCGCCAAACAGTACGGCTGTACCGGGCCCGTCGCCCGCGGCTCCGGCATCGACTACGACCTGCGTCGGGACGACCCCTACGGCTACTACGACAACCTCGAGTGGGATGTCGTCACCGAGGACGGCTGTGACAACTACAGTCGCGTCCTCGTTCGCATGCAGGAAGTCGAGGAGTCCGCGAAGATCATCGAGCAGTGTATCGACCTGCTCGAGGACTGGCCCGAAGACGAGCGGACGGTCCAGAGCAACGTCCCGCGAACGCTGAAGCCGGACGCGGACACGGAGATCTACCGCAGCGTCGAGGCCGCGAAGGGCGAACTCGGCATCTACATTCGCTCGGACGGGACGGCCAAGCCGGGCCGGTTCAAGATCCGGAGTCCGTGCTTCCACAACCTCTCGGCGCTGCCCGAGATGTCCGAAGGCGAGTACGTGCCCGACCTGATCGCGTCGCTGGGAAGCCTCGACATCGTCCTCGGGGAGGTGGACCGCTAA
- a CDS encoding complex I subunit 1/NuoH family protein — MTGVQTAAAMPTVPLQDTVLLPERIGELTGLDQFGLGGELLATFIAAFVIGNLMLAMTGVAGPWAKRKITAAFTDRIAVNRLGPAGIFIIVADAVRLLSKELIVPENADRPAYDLAPIVVAASALLGFAVIPMGSGIHLADPEVGLAYVFAVSGIASVGLVMAGYASSNKYSLIGGLRAVAQNIAYEIPLVVTGMSVVIFAGTLQMGEIVAAQHETLVEVAGVSIPTWYALVNPFAFVLFLVANFAEVGRNPFDTPEAPTEIVAGYQTEYSSVYFVLIYLGEFLHIFLGGAIIATIFLGGPAGPILPGIVWFIIKIWAVFFATQWLRSAVPRVRIDQLIEIGWKGLLVLSFANLVLTAVIVGLIA, encoded by the coding sequence ATGACCGGCGTGCAGACAGCGGCCGCGATGCCGACGGTGCCGCTGCAGGATACGGTCTTGCTCCCCGAGCGGATCGGGGAGCTGACCGGGTTGGATCAGTTCGGTCTCGGCGGCGAGTTGCTCGCGACGTTCATCGCGGCCTTCGTCATCGGGAACCTGATGCTCGCGATGACCGGCGTCGCGGGGCCGTGGGCCAAGCGGAAGATCACCGCCGCGTTCACCGACCGGATCGCGGTCAATCGGCTCGGGCCGGCGGGCATCTTCATCATCGTCGCCGACGCGGTTCGGCTCCTCTCGAAGGAGCTGATCGTTCCCGAGAACGCGGATCGGCCGGCTTACGACCTCGCGCCGATCGTCGTCGCGGCGTCGGCGCTGCTCGGCTTTGCGGTCATTCCGATGGGGAGTGGCATCCACCTCGCGGATCCCGAAGTCGGGCTCGCCTACGTCTTCGCGGTCTCGGGCATCGCGAGCGTCGGGCTGGTGATGGCCGGCTACGCGTCGTCGAACAAGTACTCGCTGATCGGCGGGCTCCGTGCGGTGGCACAGAACATCGCCTACGAGATTCCGCTCGTCGTCACCGGGATGTCGGTCGTGATCTTCGCCGGCACCTTGCAGATGGGCGAGATCGTCGCGGCCCAACACGAGACGCTGGTGGAAGTCGCGGGCGTTTCGATTCCGACGTGGTACGCGCTGGTCAACCCCTTCGCGTTCGTCCTGTTCCTCGTCGCGAACTTCGCGGAGGTCGGCCGCAACCCCTTCGACACGCCGGAGGCCCCGACCGAGATCGTCGCCGGCTACCAGACCGAGTACTCCTCGGTCTACTTCGTGTTGATCTACCTCGGGGAGTTCCTCCACATCTTCCTCGGCGGCGCGATCATCGCGACGATCTTCCTCGGCGGCCCCGCCGGGCCGATCCTGCCGGGCATCGTCTGGTTCATCATCAAGATCTGGGCGGTGTTCTTCGCGACGCAGTGGCTGCGCTCGGCGGTGCCTCGAGTGCGTATCGACCAACTGATCGAGATCGGCTGGAAGGGACTGCTCGTCCTTTCGTTTGCCAATCTCGTGCTTACCGCGGTAATCGTGGGGCTGATAGCATGA
- a CDS encoding NuoI/complex I 23 kDa subunit family protein, translating into MIGILKSMATTMKHALDGSTFTVEYPETAPDVSPRFRGVHKFSQERCIWCRQCENVCPNDTIQIVTNDQRQGEQYNLHIGQCIYCRLCEEVCPVDAILLTENFEFTADTKHDFVYNKEQLKAVPWYKDIDPLASREPDRGAWVGEGEGEVDYQ; encoded by the coding sequence ATGATCGGGATACTCAAATCGATGGCAACGACGATGAAACACGCGCTGGACGGTTCCACCTTCACGGTGGAGTATCCGGAGACCGCACCCGACGTGTCGCCGCGCTTTCGCGGCGTCCACAAGTTCAGTCAGGAGCGGTGTATCTGGTGTCGCCAGTGTGAGAACGTCTGTCCGAACGACACGATCCAGATCGTTACGAACGATCAACGACAGGGCGAACAGTACAACCTCCACATCGGACAGTGCATCTACTGCCGGCTCTGCGAGGAGGTCTGCCCCGTCGACGCCATCCTGCTGACGGAGAACTTCGAGTTCACCGCGGACACGAAACACGACTTCGTCTACAACAAAGAGCAGCTGAAGGCGGTGCCGTGGTACAAGGACATCGATCCGCTGGCCTCGCGCGAACCAGACCGGGGTGCGTGGGTCGGCGAAGGAGAGGGAGAGGTCGACTACCAGTAA